A window from Microbacterium ginsengiterrae encodes these proteins:
- a CDS encoding VCBS repeat domain-containing M23 family metallopeptidase: protein MKRRSRPRLARVMVALVVAALIGAIAPSISTPPSAVAATDGQMVYPASGIIQSKVGDGCRSNHRVHDGIDISGQGGTPVLAAYDGTIRARAWSNSYGNYVDIEHPGGYVTRYAHMVSPGLVAPGGTVVRGQQIGVVGNTGASTGAHLHFEVWRNGSVYSAINEGFVCLSTVGRGNPLPHTFPGLRTTPTSAVNSADYDRDGKADLLGISAKSDLTFLAGTGNGGFRAASPITSGWSLYRHLTHADLNADGRADMLAVRSDGLLEFYAGGANGGFDQHQRLQTGWGTKLHVASGADYTGDGLQDVLAVSSSGVLTIHRGNGTGALPGPHTTLGSGWSSITHMVGGDFNGDGIGDIMAVANDGNLYYYRGLGNRFSARVTVGGGWKTFTGLTGGVDYTGDKKADLVARAANGDLYLYAGTGAGKFQTGRLISSGWGGYIQLE, encoded by the coding sequence ATGAAGCGACGATCACGCCCGCGTCTCGCGCGGGTCATGGTGGCCCTCGTCGTGGCCGCCCTCATCGGCGCCATCGCGCCGTCGATCTCCACTCCACCGTCCGCCGTGGCCGCCACGGACGGGCAGATGGTCTACCCGGCATCCGGGATCATCCAGTCCAAGGTCGGCGACGGCTGCCGCTCGAACCACCGCGTGCACGACGGCATCGACATCTCCGGGCAAGGTGGGACGCCGGTGCTCGCCGCGTACGACGGCACCATCCGAGCGCGTGCGTGGAGCAACTCCTACGGCAACTACGTCGACATCGAGCACCCCGGCGGGTACGTCACCCGCTACGCCCACATGGTCTCGCCCGGCCTCGTCGCCCCCGGTGGGACCGTCGTCCGCGGGCAGCAGATCGGCGTCGTCGGCAACACCGGAGCATCGACCGGCGCCCACCTGCACTTCGAAGTATGGCGGAACGGCTCGGTGTACTCGGCGATCAACGAGGGGTTCGTCTGCCTGAGCACCGTCGGCCGAGGGAATCCGCTCCCGCACACCTTCCCCGGGCTTCGCACCACGCCGACCTCCGCAGTGAACTCGGCGGACTACGACCGCGACGGCAAGGCCGATCTGCTGGGCATCTCAGCGAAGAGTGACCTGACTTTCCTCGCGGGCACCGGTAACGGCGGCTTCCGGGCGGCCTCGCCGATCACGAGCGGTTGGAGCCTGTACCGGCACCTCACGCACGCCGATCTGAATGCCGACGGACGAGCAGACATGCTGGCCGTCCGTAGCGACGGACTGCTCGAGTTCTACGCGGGCGGTGCGAACGGCGGGTTCGACCAGCACCAGCGGCTGCAGACCGGTTGGGGCACGAAGCTGCACGTGGCCTCCGGCGCCGACTACACCGGCGACGGGCTGCAGGACGTGCTCGCCGTGTCATCGTCGGGCGTGCTCACCATCCACCGCGGGAACGGCACCGGGGCTCTGCCTGGGCCGCATACGACCCTCGGCAGTGGATGGAGCTCCATCACCCACATGGTCGGCGGCGACTTCAACGGTGACGGTATCGGCGACATCATGGCGGTCGCCAACGACGGAAACCTGTACTACTACCGCGGTCTGGGCAATCGGTTCAGCGCGCGCGTCACCGTCGGTGGCGGGTGGAAGACGTTCACGGGTCTCACCGGAGGCGTCGACTACACGGGAGACAAGAAGGCCGACCTCGTGGCACGCGCCGCGAACGGTGACCTGTATCTGTACGCCGGCACCGGGGCAGGAAAGTTCCAGACCGGCCGCCTCATCAGCTCCGGGTGGGGCGGGTACATCCAGCTCGAGTGA
- a CDS encoding bifunctional proline dehydrogenase/L-glutamate gamma-semialdehyde dehydrogenase — protein sequence MTQTTPVSTGHVEIAALADDAIALVEKWLIESRDVPADAAAARLAGVLSDPHGLDFTVGFVDGVVRPEDLAVAARNLRDLVPLTPRFLPAALRGLIRVGGALAPAFPWAVVPISRRVLRGMVRHLIVDATDSKLGNAIRRIRSDEGVHLNVNLLGEAILGEEEAARRLAGTRRLLERDDVDYVSIKVSSTVAPHSPWAFDEAVRHAADALVPLFRIAAAGRKFINLDMEEYKDLDLTIAVFTDVLDREEFRGLEAGIVLQAYLPDALAAMIRLQEWSAARVAAGGAPIKVRVVKGANLPMEQVDAETHGWPLATWHSKQASDASYKAVLDYALRPEHVRNVRIGIAGHNLFDIALAWLLADRREVTDGIEFEMLLGMASAQATVVRRTVGSLLLYTPVVHPAEFDVAIAYLIRRLEEGASSDNFMSAVFELDDEPALFTRERDRFLASIASMPDEVPGPNRTQDRREPQPEAPRDAFANTPDTDPSLAGNRAWGDAIRSRMLTSSLGDATVRENTLSDAAALDAVIARAVASGEEWRALGAAGRAEVLHRAGDILEARRADLLEVMGSEAGKVLEQGDPEVSEAIDFAHYYAESAKRAEQIDGASHVPVGLTVVTPPWNFPVAIPAGSTLAALAAGSPVIIKPARQARRSGAVMVEALWEAGVPREVLQYVQLDGRELGQRLVSDPAVERVILTGGYETAELFRSFRPDLPLLAETSGKNAIIVTPSADLDLAAKDVAYSAFGHAGQKCSAASLVILVGTVATSERFRRQLLDAVGSYRVGDPSDGASRIGPLIGPAEGKLRHALTTLEPGETWVLEPEQLDEDGRLWNPGIREGVAAGSPFHLTEYFGPVLGIMTARTLDEAVALVNAIDYGLTSGLHSLDDDEISQWLATVQAGNLYVNRGTTGAIVQRQPFGGWKKAAVGAGTKAGGPNYLVGLSDWTDAPVAADAPSDALSAAALAAASDLDRADIAWLGGALATDVAAWREEFGAVRDVTGLTTEQNALRYQSVPVTIRIEDATVVQAIRILAAGLRTGARLIVSSATELPAAVRSWLGEAGVMPVIENADAWRARAKRLAAIGGRIRLVGGRMSDVAEATGGSPSVAVYAGDVVSAGRIELLPYLREQAVSISSHRFGTPRRHDIAPLAAG from the coding sequence ATGACTCAGACGACTCCCGTCTCCACCGGCCACGTCGAGATCGCCGCGCTCGCCGATGACGCGATCGCGCTCGTGGAGAAGTGGCTCATCGAGAGCCGTGACGTGCCGGCCGATGCTGCGGCGGCCCGGTTGGCGGGCGTCCTCAGCGACCCGCACGGCCTGGACTTCACGGTCGGCTTCGTCGACGGCGTCGTCCGCCCTGAGGACCTCGCGGTCGCAGCGCGCAACCTCCGCGACCTCGTCCCTCTGACGCCGCGCTTCCTCCCGGCTGCTCTGCGCGGACTCATCCGCGTCGGTGGCGCCCTCGCGCCGGCGTTCCCCTGGGCGGTCGTGCCGATCAGCCGGCGAGTGCTCCGCGGCATGGTGCGTCACCTGATCGTCGATGCCACCGACAGCAAGCTCGGCAATGCCATCCGACGCATCCGCTCCGACGAGGGCGTGCATCTGAACGTCAATCTTCTCGGCGAGGCGATCCTCGGAGAGGAGGAGGCCGCTCGTCGGCTCGCCGGCACGCGCCGGCTCCTCGAGAGGGACGACGTCGACTACGTCTCGATCAAGGTCTCGTCCACGGTCGCACCGCACAGTCCATGGGCGTTCGATGAGGCCGTCCGGCACGCCGCTGACGCGCTCGTGCCGCTGTTCCGCATCGCCGCCGCCGGCCGGAAGTTCATCAACCTCGACATGGAGGAGTACAAGGACCTCGATCTGACGATCGCGGTCTTCACCGACGTCCTCGACCGCGAGGAGTTCCGCGGGCTCGAGGCCGGCATCGTCCTGCAGGCGTATCTGCCGGACGCCCTGGCCGCCATGATCCGCCTCCAGGAGTGGTCCGCCGCGAGGGTGGCCGCCGGAGGCGCGCCGATCAAGGTGCGCGTCGTGAAGGGGGCCAACCTCCCGATGGAGCAGGTCGACGCGGAGACCCATGGCTGGCCGCTCGCCACGTGGCACAGCAAGCAGGCGTCGGATGCCTCGTACAAGGCGGTCCTCGACTACGCCCTGCGGCCCGAGCACGTGCGCAACGTCCGCATCGGCATCGCAGGGCACAACCTGTTCGACATCGCCCTCGCGTGGCTCCTCGCCGACCGCCGGGAGGTCACGGACGGCATCGAGTTCGAGATGCTGCTCGGCATGGCCTCCGCGCAGGCCACCGTCGTGCGCCGCACTGTCGGGTCCCTGCTGCTGTACACGCCGGTGGTGCACCCGGCCGAGTTCGATGTGGCCATCGCGTACCTGATCCGCCGGCTGGAGGAGGGGGCATCGAGCGACAACTTCATGTCGGCGGTGTTCGAGCTCGATGACGAACCGGCCCTGTTCACCCGAGAGCGCGACCGCTTCCTCGCCTCGATCGCGTCCATGCCGGACGAGGTCCCCGGCCCGAACCGCACTCAGGATCGCCGAGAGCCGCAGCCCGAGGCGCCGCGGGATGCGTTCGCGAACACGCCGGACACCGACCCGAGCCTGGCCGGCAACCGCGCGTGGGGTGACGCGATCCGCTCCCGCATGCTCACCTCGTCGCTCGGGGATGCGACGGTGCGCGAGAACACGCTCTCGGATGCCGCAGCACTGGATGCCGTGATCGCACGAGCCGTCGCGTCGGGCGAGGAGTGGCGTGCGCTCGGGGCCGCCGGTCGCGCCGAGGTCCTCCACCGCGCCGGCGACATCCTCGAAGCGCGGCGAGCGGATCTGCTCGAGGTGATGGGGTCCGAGGCGGGGAAGGTGCTCGAGCAGGGCGACCCCGAGGTCTCAGAGGCGATCGACTTCGCGCACTACTACGCCGAGAGCGCCAAGCGCGCCGAACAGATCGACGGGGCATCCCACGTTCCCGTCGGCCTCACCGTCGTCACGCCGCCGTGGAACTTCCCCGTCGCGATCCCGGCCGGCTCCACCCTCGCCGCGCTCGCCGCAGGGTCTCCCGTCATCATCAAGCCCGCCCGCCAGGCGCGCCGCTCCGGCGCCGTGATGGTCGAGGCGCTGTGGGAGGCGGGCGTCCCGCGCGAGGTTCTCCAGTACGTGCAACTGGACGGGCGCGAGCTCGGACAGCGCCTCGTCTCCGACCCCGCCGTGGAGCGCGTCATCCTCACCGGTGGATACGAGACGGCCGAACTGTTCCGGAGCTTCCGGCCCGATCTGCCCCTGCTCGCCGAGACGAGCGGCAAGAACGCCATCATCGTCACACCCAGCGCCGACCTCGACCTCGCTGCCAAGGACGTGGCGTACTCGGCGTTCGGCCACGCCGGTCAGAAGTGCTCGGCGGCCTCGCTGGTCATCCTCGTCGGCACCGTCGCGACGAGCGAACGCTTCCGCCGTCAGCTCCTCGACGCCGTCGGCTCGTACCGCGTCGGCGACCCCAGCGACGGAGCGAGCCGCATCGGCCCGCTCATCGGACCGGCAGAAGGCAAGCTGCGCCACGCGCTGACGACGCTCGAGCCGGGGGAGACGTGGGTCCTCGAGCCCGAGCAGCTCGACGAGGACGGTCGACTGTGGAACCCGGGCATCCGCGAGGGCGTAGCAGCAGGCAGCCCGTTCCATCTCACCGAGTACTTCGGCCCTGTTCTCGGCATCATGACGGCGCGCACGCTCGACGAAGCGGTCGCACTCGTGAACGCGATCGACTACGGCCTCACCAGCGGCCTGCATTCACTCGACGACGACGAGATCTCCCAGTGGCTGGCGACCGTCCAGGCCGGCAATCTCTACGTCAACCGCGGGACCACCGGCGCGATCGTGCAGCGGCAGCCGTTCGGCGGCTGGAAGAAGGCTGCGGTGGGCGCCGGAACCAAGGCAGGCGGCCCCAACTATCTCGTCGGGCTCTCCGACTGGACCGACGCCCCCGTCGCGGCGGATGCACCCAGCGATGCGCTGTCCGCAGCGGCGCTGGCGGCGGCATCCGACCTGGATCGCGCTGACATCGCCTGGCTCGGCGGCGCCCTCGCCACCGATGTCGCGGCCTGGCGGGAAGAGTTCGGAGCCGTACGTGACGTCACCGGGCTCACCACCGAGCAGAACGCGCTGCGCTACCAGAGCGTTCCGGTCACGATCCGCATCGAGGACGCGACCGTCGTGCAGGCGATCCGCATCCTCGCGGCGGGGCTGCGCACCGGTGCGCGCCTCATCGTCAGCTCGGCGACGGAACTGCCCGCCGCGGTGCGGTCCTGGCTCGGTGAGGCAGGCGTGATGCCGGTCATCGAGAATGCCGACGCGTGGCGTGCGAGAGCGAAGCGGCTCGCGGCGATCGGCGGCCGCATCCGTCTCGTCGGCGGCCGCATGTCCGACGTCGCCGAGGCGACCGGCGGGTCTCCCTCCGTGGCCGTGTACGCCGGCGACGTCGTCAGCGCGGGCCGGATCGAGTTGCTGCCGTACCTGCGCGAGCAGGCGGTGTCGATCTCCTCGCACCGGTTCGGCACGCCGCGCAGGCACGACATCGCCCCTCTCGCGGCCGGGTAG
- a CDS encoding LuxR family transcriptional regulator, with product MNFHDVAAAKLELDRARKAGNPDGIAAAAMNNFWPLYCSHYDELIAAIQSLPARDLDRYPMLRATHPMTRVMAQSGRPYKPLIYQDDARKLPPEQLDVLTLAQMIAFRFSGDVAAALVYAQRLDERIATVASESRYRTDGPLWFLHAQIGTTYLIAGDSAYALRKFTVAQQLAELSPLPDAVRFVLSRSALAHTLRGSLSEAEAALTAARREPEPTPAHVVSVRGTESATAALIAVERLSDDVDAHLAALEPFYSNDLSWPFALLARTRALLAKRRPHEALEALHLAEDAHPVQHGSTATDIITAMRIEALAAAGEESRARDIADGSGHTGGRTAIARAGLALHQGRLDAATRELRQVAADFAHGPGTRGRHQLLSAWLEFSRRGNVTADTASAFARIAIAGSLRRSLSTLPSGVITAVRERLDENERPAFDAAIDSIHFRDLRTRPSLTDSESRVLHALPVYETVAEIARAFHVSPNTIKSQLKSLYRKLGCSSREEAIELGGKFQLVDRYAESAPAR from the coding sequence ATGAACTTCCATGATGTGGCGGCTGCGAAGCTGGAGCTCGACCGCGCCAGGAAGGCCGGGAACCCGGACGGTATCGCCGCCGCGGCCATGAACAACTTCTGGCCGCTCTACTGCTCGCACTACGACGAGCTCATCGCCGCGATCCAGTCACTGCCCGCGCGTGATCTGGATCGCTATCCGATGCTCCGCGCCACGCATCCGATGACGCGCGTGATGGCCCAGAGCGGGCGGCCGTACAAGCCGCTCATCTATCAGGACGATGCGCGCAAGCTGCCGCCCGAGCAACTGGACGTCCTCACTCTCGCCCAGATGATCGCGTTCCGATTCAGCGGCGACGTCGCCGCCGCGCTCGTGTACGCGCAGCGCCTGGACGAGCGCATCGCCACCGTCGCCTCGGAGTCGCGCTACCGGACCGACGGCCCGCTGTGGTTCCTCCACGCGCAGATCGGAACGACGTACCTGATCGCAGGGGATTCCGCGTACGCCCTGCGCAAGTTCACGGTCGCGCAACAGCTCGCGGAGCTGTCGCCACTTCCGGATGCGGTCCGTTTCGTCCTCTCCCGCTCCGCCCTCGCTCACACGCTGCGCGGATCCCTGTCCGAGGCGGAGGCCGCGCTGACCGCCGCGCGCCGCGAGCCGGAGCCGACCCCGGCACATGTGGTGTCGGTCCGTGGCACGGAGTCGGCCACAGCCGCACTCATCGCCGTCGAACGACTCAGCGACGACGTCGATGCGCACCTCGCAGCACTCGAGCCCTTCTACAGCAACGACCTCAGTTGGCCGTTCGCACTCCTCGCGCGCACGCGGGCACTGCTCGCCAAGCGACGTCCTCACGAGGCGCTGGAGGCCCTTCACCTCGCAGAGGACGCGCACCCGGTGCAGCACGGATCGACGGCCACGGACATCATCACGGCGATGCGCATCGAAGCACTCGCCGCCGCGGGCGAGGAGTCGCGCGCGCGTGACATCGCCGACGGCTCCGGCCACACGGGTGGGCGCACGGCGATCGCCCGTGCCGGCCTGGCACTCCACCAGGGGCGTTTGGATGCGGCCACCCGCGAGCTCCGCCAGGTCGCGGCGGACTTCGCACACGGCCCTGGGACGCGCGGGCGTCACCAGCTCCTGTCCGCATGGCTCGAGTTCTCCAGACGCGGCAACGTCACGGCGGACACCGCCTCCGCGTTCGCTCGGATCGCGATCGCCGGCAGCCTTCGCCGCTCGCTCTCCACCCTCCCCAGCGGAGTGATCACCGCCGTCCGCGAACGGTTGGACGAGAACGAACGGCCTGCGTTCGATGCCGCCATCGACAGCATCCATTTCCGCGACCTCCGCACCCGCCCTTCCCTCACCGACAGCGAAAGCCGCGTGCTGCACGCTCTGCCGGTGTATGAGACGGTCGCGGAGATCGCACGGGCCTTCCACGTCTCGCCGAACACGATCAAGTCGCAGTTGAAGTCCCTCTACCGCAAGCTCGGATGCTCCTCGCGCGAGGAGGCCATCGAGCTCGGCGGCAAGTTCCAGCTCGTCGACCGATACGCCGAGAGCGCCCCCGCACGCTGA
- a CDS encoding hemerythrin domain-containing protein has translation MSAHTSPPARPFPAHGPKTCDASGMIEIHRMLLHAFTDALPLVESVAERDVRHARWVGVQLDLISGTLHAHHEGEDARLWTMLETRAPACALHVERMKQQHAEMVVHLRALDAAVPPWELTATRAAAVPVRKALAGIIAALAAHFPDEEDTIVPVVEHVVKRSEAAWFAKHGRAATPKGQTWNVIGAILVAQPDGGRAWKKKNLPWPARVAWRLKGERRYRQFRAAIEGR, from the coding sequence ATGTCGGCGCACACATCGCCGCCCGCCAGGCCGTTCCCCGCGCACGGGCCGAAGACCTGCGATGCGAGCGGCATGATCGAGATCCACCGGATGCTGCTGCACGCCTTCACGGACGCGCTGCCGCTCGTCGAGTCCGTCGCCGAACGCGACGTGCGGCACGCGCGGTGGGTCGGCGTGCAGCTCGATCTCATCTCGGGCACCCTCCACGCGCATCACGAGGGTGAGGATGCGCGCCTGTGGACGATGCTCGAGACCAGGGCGCCCGCATGTGCGCTGCACGTGGAGCGCATGAAGCAGCAGCACGCGGAGATGGTGGTCCACCTGCGGGCGCTCGACGCGGCAGTGCCGCCCTGGGAGCTCACCGCCACCAGAGCCGCCGCCGTGCCGGTGCGCAAGGCTTTGGCCGGCATCATCGCCGCGCTCGCCGCGCACTTTCCCGACGAGGAGGACACGATCGTTCCGGTCGTCGAGCATGTGGTGAAGCGGTCGGAAGCCGCCTGGTTCGCCAAGCACGGCCGTGCAGCGACGCCGAAAGGCCAGACGTGGAACGTCATCGGGGCCATCCTCGTCGCGCAGCCGGACGGCGGCCGTGCATGGAAGAAGAAGAACCTGCCGTGGCCCGCGCGAGTGGCCTGGCGCCTGAAAGGGGAGCGTCGGTACCGACAGTTCCGGGCCGCGATCGAGGGCAGGTGA
- a CDS encoding FBP domain-containing protein, with translation MRPIDEREIRASFINASRKEVSSLSLPPGLADIDFARLDYLGWSDQKFARRAYVVTEVDGVLTGVLLQRAEQRVLARAQCSWCDDVTLRNDVQFFSARKAGAAGRNGDTVGTLACAEFGCSHNVRLLPPLAYEGYDREAARELRIERLGENVRAFLRAVAD, from the coding sequence ATGCGTCCCATCGACGAGCGCGAGATCCGCGCCTCCTTCATCAACGCCTCCCGCAAGGAGGTCTCATCCCTGTCATTGCCGCCCGGCCTCGCCGACATCGACTTCGCCCGTCTCGATTACCTCGGTTGGTCGGATCAGAAGTTCGCGCGCCGCGCGTACGTCGTGACCGAGGTCGACGGCGTGCTCACCGGCGTACTGCTGCAGCGCGCCGAGCAGCGCGTGCTCGCCAGGGCGCAGTGCTCGTGGTGCGATGACGTGACCCTCCGCAACGACGTACAGTTCTTCTCCGCCCGCAAGGCCGGGGCCGCCGGTCGCAACGGCGACACGGTCGGGACACTGGCCTGCGCGGAGTTCGGATGCTCGCACAACGTGCGGCTGCTCCCGCCGCTGGCCTACGAGGGCTACGACCGCGAGGCGGCACGCGAACTGCGCATCGAGCGGCTCGGCGAGAACGTCAGGGCGTTCCTTCGCGCGGTCGCCGACTGA
- a CDS encoding MFS transporter, whose translation MQRLVIAIAVLASFVTFLDGTVVTVALPAIRDELGGGITTQQWVVDAYLITLSALILLAGSLSDAYGRVRIMRIGLIAFGIASVAVAAAPEPVTLIIARAVQGAAGALLVPSSLALIMATMRGELQSRAIGVWTAFTTGAQIAGPLLGGLFVDLLSWRWVFLINVVPIGVTLVLLARLRLPDRPRGVRVDWWSGVLCAVGLGALVFALIEQPNLGWGSPAIWTPGIVGVALFIGFLVRQRHSPTPLMPLSLFSARNFAWGNLATLFIYAALSLNGFVVGVYLQEGAGLSATAAGLASLPITILMILLSSQAGAWAGRLGPRLFMTVGPLLMAVGALLLLTVAEEFDYWWQVLPAMIVLGLGLSLTVAPLTSAVLGAIDEDRSGIASAVNNAISRVAGLIVVAMLSTIVGGSLNLDGFHSAAWVTAALMAAGGVVSWIGIRKTAFAEPAPPS comes from the coding sequence ATGCAACGGCTCGTCATCGCCATCGCCGTCCTCGCGTCGTTCGTGACCTTCCTCGACGGCACCGTGGTCACGGTCGCCCTTCCGGCGATCAGGGACGAGCTGGGTGGAGGCATCACCACCCAGCAGTGGGTGGTCGACGCCTACCTCATCACGCTCAGCGCGCTCATCCTCCTCGCCGGCTCCCTGTCGGATGCCTACGGCCGCGTGCGGATCATGCGGATCGGGCTCATCGCGTTCGGCATCGCATCCGTGGCCGTCGCCGCCGCACCGGAGCCGGTCACCCTCATCATCGCCAGGGCTGTCCAGGGTGCGGCAGGAGCGCTGCTCGTGCCGAGCTCCCTCGCCCTCATCATGGCGACGATGCGCGGCGAGCTGCAGTCGCGGGCGATCGGTGTGTGGACGGCGTTCACGACCGGCGCGCAGATCGCCGGCCCGCTTCTCGGCGGCCTGTTCGTGGATCTGCTCTCCTGGCGCTGGGTGTTCCTCATCAACGTCGTCCCGATCGGTGTCACCCTGGTCCTCCTCGCCCGTCTCCGGCTTCCCGACCGCCCCCGCGGCGTCCGCGTGGACTGGTGGAGCGGGGTGCTGTGCGCCGTGGGTCTCGGGGCGCTGGTGTTCGCGCTCATCGAGCAGCCGAACCTCGGGTGGGGATCGCCGGCGATCTGGACACCCGGGATCGTCGGGGTCGCCCTGTTCATCGGGTTCCTCGTGCGGCAGCGGCACTCCCCCACACCTCTGATGCCGTTGTCGCTGTTCTCGGCCCGGAACTTCGCGTGGGGAAATCTCGCCACCCTGTTCATCTATGCCGCGCTCTCCTTGAACGGGTTCGTCGTCGGCGTCTACCTCCAGGAAGGGGCAGGTCTCTCTGCGACGGCCGCTGGCCTGGCCAGCCTCCCGATCACGATCCTCATGATCCTGCTCAGCTCGCAGGCCGGTGCGTGGGCGGGCAGGCTCGGTCCTCGCCTGTTCATGACAGTGGGTCCGCTGCTGATGGCGGTCGGGGCTCTGCTCCTGCTCACCGTCGCGGAGGAGTTCGACTACTGGTGGCAGGTCCTCCCCGCGATGATCGTCCTCGGCCTTGGCCTCTCGCTCACGGTCGCACCGTTGACGTCCGCTGTCCTCGGTGCGATCGACGAGGATCGCTCCGGCATCGCGTCAGCGGTGAACAACGCCATATCCCGTGTGGCCGGCCTCATCGTGGTCGCGATGCTGTCGACCATCGTCGGCGGCAGCCTGAATCTCGACGGATTCCACAGCGCCGCCTGGGTGACGGCGGCTCTGATGGCCGCGGGCGGCGTGGTCTCGTGGATCGGGATCCGCAAGACCGCTTTCGCGGAGCCGGCCCCGCCGAGCTGA
- a CDS encoding LysR family transcriptional regulator, producing MFELRRLRLLHELALRGTIVEVARALSYSPSTVSQQLALLEREAGVALLEPDGRRVRLTTEGRLLAAHASRAIDLDEAVRAELSHAQHLPANVRLAVMPTAAEALVPRALTLLSEHMPGLRVEMVELAPEHGLFELQAHGFDLVVAEQYPGHTRELRDGIDRTLLGHDPIRLAVPPSSRATQLGDLREAAWAMEPQGAAVRQWAVQQCRAAGFEPDVRFDATDLVAHARLVAAGHAAAMLPDLVWTGGRDSVRLLELPGNPVREIFAATRTSSRDNPAVQAVLGALTDALSAHVPR from the coding sequence ATGTTCGAGCTGCGACGCCTGCGGTTGCTGCACGAGCTCGCCCTGCGCGGCACGATCGTCGAGGTGGCCCGTGCGCTGTCGTACAGTCCGTCGACGGTGTCCCAGCAGCTCGCTCTCCTCGAGCGGGAGGCGGGGGTCGCACTGTTGGAACCGGATGGCCGCCGGGTACGCCTCACGACGGAGGGACGATTGCTCGCCGCCCACGCGTCGCGCGCCATCGATCTCGATGAGGCTGTGCGCGCCGAGCTCTCCCACGCGCAGCACCTGCCGGCGAACGTGCGCCTCGCCGTGATGCCCACAGCCGCCGAGGCCCTCGTCCCCCGCGCGCTGACACTGCTGAGCGAGCACATGCCCGGCCTGCGGGTGGAGATGGTGGAGTTGGCGCCGGAGCACGGCCTGTTCGAGCTGCAGGCGCACGGGTTCGATCTCGTCGTCGCCGAACAGTATCCCGGGCACACGCGGGAGCTCCGCGACGGAATCGACCGCACGCTGCTCGGCCACGACCCGATCCGCCTCGCCGTGCCGCCCTCCTCCCGGGCGACCCAGCTCGGTGACCTGCGCGAGGCGGCATGGGCGATGGAACCGCAGGGAGCGGCCGTCCGTCAGTGGGCCGTGCAGCAGTGCAGGGCAGCAGGTTTCGAGCCCGACGTGCGCTTCGACGCGACCGACCTCGTCGCCCACGCGCGGCTCGTGGCAGCCGGCCACGCGGCGGCCATGCTGCCGGACCTGGTCTGGACAGGGGGGCGCGATTCGGTGCGTCTTCTCGAACTGCCGGGGAACCCTGTGCGCGAGATCTTCGCCGCGACGAGGACGTCATCGCGTGACAACCCCGCCGTGCAGGCCGTGCTCGGCGCGCTCACCGATGCACTCTCGGCCCATGTTCCGCGCTGA
- a CDS encoding endo alpha-1,4 polygalactosaminidase, producing MRRASLPTAAFACAMLVALASGCSVTPEPPGDGPTDSVRMPPVGAAPDYQLGGAYGPAEQVGIVGRDRTAEPASDAYSICYVNAFQTQPSELDQWPEDLLLRIDGDVVFDPEWPDEALLDTSTDARRERIARIVRPWIVGCAEAGFDAVEFDNLDSYTRSEGLLAGDDNLALAAALVDAAHRVGLAAGQKNAAEDASVLRERAGFDFALVEECAAYEECDAFTAVYGEHVIDIEYTDWMPRSFAEMCAAPSAPASMVLRDRDLLPAGEPGHVFAVC from the coding sequence ATGAGACGTGCATCACTTCCGACGGCGGCGTTCGCCTGCGCCATGCTGGTCGCCCTCGCGAGCGGATGCTCCGTGACGCCCGAGCCGCCGGGCGACGGACCGACGGACTCCGTGCGGATGCCACCGGTGGGCGCCGCACCGGATTATCAGCTCGGAGGGGCGTACGGGCCTGCCGAGCAGGTGGGGATCGTCGGTCGGGATCGCACCGCGGAACCCGCCTCCGACGCCTACTCGATCTGTTACGTCAACGCGTTCCAGACGCAGCCGAGCGAACTCGACCAGTGGCCGGAGGATCTGCTGCTCCGCATCGACGGGGACGTCGTGTTCGATCCGGAGTGGCCGGACGAGGCCCTGCTGGACACCTCGACGGATGCGCGGCGCGAGCGGATCGCTCGGATCGTCAGGCCGTGGATCGTCGGGTGCGCCGAGGCGGGTTTCGACGCCGTGGAGTTCGACAACCTCGACTCGTACACGCGTTCGGAGGGCCTGCTCGCCGGCGACGACAACCTGGCACTGGCGGCGGCGCTGGTCGACGCCGCCCACCGTGTCGGGCTCGCGGCAGGGCAGAAGAACGCCGCAGAGGACGCGTCGGTGCTGCGGGAACGAGCAGGGTTCGACTTCGCGCTCGTCGAGGAGTGCGCCGCATACGAGGAATGCGATGCCTTCACCGCGGTGTACGGCGAGCACGTCATCGACATCGAGTACACCGATTGGATGCCGCGATCATTCGCCGAGATGTGCGCCGCCCCCTCCGCCCCGGCATCCATGGTCCTGCGCGATCGCGATCTTCTCCCCGCCGGCGAACCAGGGCACGTCTTCGCGGTCTGCTGA